In the genome of Candidatus Zixiibacteriota bacterium, the window GCAACTGGCAGACGTCCGGCCAGATGGAAATCTACAATCCCTCCGGCGTCTTGGTCGCATCGGCATATGCCGACTGGGGCGCGAGGATCGATACGTTGCTGACCACGGCTGGCACGTACACCCTCCTCGTCATGGATCGGGAGGGGAACGACACCGGCTTGACCGCGATCTACGGCCTGCACATACAGAGAAAGCACAGCCCCGGATCGGCGGTCGCGCTGGCGTACGGTCAGACGCTCCTGGACACGATCACCCAGCGCGCCGAAATCCAGACCTATACCATCGCCGCCACCGCCGGTGATCGGATCATCACCCGCGCCAACAGCATCTGGCAGGCCTCCACGCAGATTGAGCTCTACAATCCGGTCGGCGGGCTGCTTCTGAGTCAATACGGCACCGGGACGGCCCGCATCGACACGGTTCTGAGCGCGACGGGCAACTACACACTCATGGTCATGGACCGTGAAGGCGACACGACTGGCGTCTATGGGATCCACCTGCAACGGCGCAATGGCCCGGCCTCGGCGACGGCGCTGGCGTATGGGCAGACGATCGTCGGCGCCACGACCAAACGCGCCGAGATTCAGGCGTACACGATCGCCGCGACCGCCGGGGACCGTATTGTCACCCGGCTCAGCAGTGCCTGGACCTCTTCCGGGCGATTGGAGCTCTACGATTCAACCGGCGGGCTCCTGGCGAGCAACAGCGGGAGCGGCGCTGCCCGGATCGATACCGTATTGGCCATCACGGGGGCATATACCCTGCTGGCCATGGACGCGGAAGGGGATGACGTTGGCAGCTACGGCATCCACCTGCAGCGACGGTTCAATCCCGGCAATGCCGACACGCTGGCGTATGACCAGACCGATCTGGACACCCTCACCCAGCGCGCCGAGATCCAGGCCTACAAGATCACGACCACGTCCGCCAACGAGCGCATTCTGGTGCGGATGAGCGGCGCGTGGGGCGCATCGAACCAGATTGAACTCTACAATGCCACAGGCGGTCTGGTGGCCGCCAGCTACGCCAGCGGCGGAACCAGGATCGACACCGTGCTGGCCACGGCGGGGATCTACACGCTGTTGGTCATGGACCGCGAGGGAGACAACACCGGCACATTCGGTGTGCACCTGCAACGGCGCTTCAATCCGGTCGGCGCCGCGATCTTGGAATACGGCCAGACCGCCTCGGGAACGATCAGCAACGCAGTGGAGATCGATGCCTACACGTTCAATGCCTCCGCGGGGGACCGTATCGTGGCGCGCATATCAACGGCATGGAATCCAACGCCGCGGCTCGAACTCTACGATTCCACCAGCGCCCCGGTGGCGACCGGTGACGGAACCTGGGGGGCGCGCATCGATACCGTGCTGTTGAAAGGCGGGAAGTACACCTTGTTGGTCCTCGATAAGGAGGGCGATAACACCGGCGCGTACGGCGTCCACATTCAGCGGCGTTTCCAGCCCGGCCACGGTGTGCCCTTGCTGTACGGCGACGCCAAGACCGACACATTCACCCAGTGGGCGGACATCCGCGCCTTCACCATCGTGGCCGACTCCGGCGATGCCATCCTCGTCCGGTTGCTCTCCAGTTGGCAATTCTCGGCGCAGATCGAACTGTACGACTCAGTCGGCGGACTCGTTGTCACCCGCGCGGGAGAGTACGGATATCGTCTGGACACGATCCTGCGCGGCGATGGCGAATACACGCTGTTGGTGATGGACACGGAGGGCGACAACACCGGGACATTCAGCGTCCATGTGCAACGGAAGTTCTCCCCGGCGCGGGCGACCGCGTTGGACTACGGCGGCGCCGATTCCGACACGATCCGGCATCTGGCCGAGACACGCGCCTACACGTTTGTGGCCGAAGCCGGCGACCGGATCATGGCGCGGATGCGCAGCGGGTGGGAGGCCTACGGGCGGCTGGAGTTGTACGACTCGGTCGGCACCATGCTGGCGTCCAATCAGGGTTCGTGGGGAGCCCGCATCGACACGGCATTGACCAATGCGGGGAAGTACACGCTCTTGGCCTATGATCCAAATGGGGACAACACCGGCCCGATCGGCGTTCATATCCAGCGACGCTTCCGGCCGGGACATGCCGACACGCTTGACGTCGACTCGGTGGGGTACACGGAGACGCTGGAGGATACGATCACCCACTGGGCGCAAAGCCGGGCCTACACGTTCTGGGGGCGCGCCAGCGACATTGTCGACCTCAAGGTAACAAGTTCCTGGGCTTCGCATCCGCTGTTCGAACTCTATGACTCGACCGGGACTCTGGTTCTTTCCGATTGGAATAATTGGGAAATCCACCACCCCGCTGTTGTCCTGCCGGGGAAAGGGTGGTACACGCTCCTGATCATGGACCGAGAGAGTGACGACGTCGGCTCATGCGCCGTCACCCTGGCAAAGACGTTTGCTGACGTCCGTGAGCTGCCCGACAACGCCCTCCCGACGGAATTCGCCTTGTCGCAGAACTACCCCAATCCCTTCAACCCCGCGACGACAATCCAATACGCCCTGCGACACGATTGTCACACGACCGTAACGGTCTTCGACATCCTGGGGCGAGCCGTGCGGACTCTCGTGGACACCGATCAGCCAGCCGGACGGTATGCGGTCACTTGGGATGGTCGCAGCGATGACGGCCGCGCCCTCGCCAGCGGGATCTATCTGTACCGGATTAAAGCTGCCGACTTCGTGGCGACACGGAAGTTGGTGCTGTTGAAATGATGGGATGCAAACGGGTGCCATGCACAAGCCCCCTGTGGCCTTGACCACAGGGGGCTTGTACGTGCGACTCGACCAGAGTTGTAGGTCAGGAGCCCTGCTTGCGGTAAGTAGGTCGAACCGTGCTCCTGACGTGGGGGCAGTGGGTCAAGCCCCTGCTTCCGACTATCCTCCCGGGCCGAACCAGCGGTCGTGGATGATCTGGAAGCGGCCGTCGCTTTTGATCCGAGCCAGCGCCCGGTTGATGCGTTCGAGCAGCTCGGGGTCGTCCTTGCGGACGGCGAGACCGTAGTTCTCCGCAGTCAGAGTCGGGCCGACGATCTTGGCCGCGCGTCGCTGCCGGATGATCAACTCGGTCGTCGGGCGATCGTTGATGACCGCATCGAGACGCCGGTTCTCCATGTCGATGAAGGCGGCACCAATGTTCTCAAAGGAGACGACCTTCACGCGCGGAATCTGCGCCGCACGCCGTTCACCGGTCGTGCCGAGCTGCACGCCGACTGTGCGGCCGACCAGATCATCGACGCTGCGGATGGTCGTATCGGACACTGGCACCGCCAGCGCCTGTCCGGCATCGTAGTAGGGATCAGAGAAGGCCACATGTCGGGCGCGCTCGGGCGTGATCGTGAACGTCGACGCGATCAGGTCGTACTTCTCCGAGACCAGGCCGGCGATGATGCCGTCGAAGGGCACAACAACAAACTCCGGAGCGCAGTGCAGCTCGCGGCAGATCTCGCGCACCAGATCGACGTCGAATCCCTCGACATGCCCGGAGGCGGTGTCGATCCACTCGAATGGCGGGTAGGTGGCATCTGTGCCGACCCTTAACACGCCGGTGCGCGACAAACGGCTCCACCCCGATTCATGCCCGCCGCAACGCCAGAACGCCAGCAACAAGAGACAACAGACCCCGATCAGAGGGATCCACTGCGCCGCTGGCAAACCGGCTCTGGGCACCCGGAGGTTCATGTTGGCAATAATCGCCCCCCCGTGGCCCCGTTCAAGAACAAATCCCGCGCCAGGCGCGGGATTTGACGTTCTGGGAACTCGGTGGAAGTCCGTCGAGTTCAATCAGTTGGCTTTGTCCCGATCCTATGTCGCCGAGGCGGGACTGCCGCCCGTCGCGGTGTGCAGACGCAGCGACGAGACGACCGACTCCACATAGAGGGTGATCTGTACCGGTTTTGAAGCGAATCCCGGCGTTTCCCTGGCCTCACCCGATTCAATCAAATCGAGATCACCGGATGAGAAACCCTGCAGGACCGAACTGCGCTTGACGCGGACTCCGGCCCCGGCGGGCACGGTCACATCGACGGAGGCGGCCGCACTGGCGAAACGGCACTCCACAGCATGCACCATCGATCCGAATGTCACATCGATGTCCCCGGCTGCGGTGGAGAGGGTCATCGTTTCCAACGGCACATCGGCGAAGTCCAATCGCATCCGCGCGGCCGCTCCCGCGACTGTCAGAGCGACCGGCAGACTGTCGCTGAGTTTGATGATCCACTGGTCACGTCCCCGGCGGCTCTTGCGGGAACGGTCGGCGACATTGACATCGAGTGTCCCGCCACTGGTCTGGGATCGTACACGTGGTTTCTCGTCCCGGTAGGTGATCCGTCCCTCGACCGCGTTCCCGGCTTGGGCGCCATCGCGCATAATCAGGCGACCGGCCGTCATCTGCAAGGCGAGTTCCAGACGGTTGATCCCCGGCGCGAGAGTCTCCGACCAAGTGTAGACATCGCTCTCGTCATCACTGGAATAATGACTCCAATCGTCGTGCCACCAGACCGAACCGCCACCGCGTTCTCCGGCGATGACCGCATAGGCCAATGTGAGGATGATGACGATGGGCGACAGCCAAGCCAAAGGGCGCAAGGACGCCGTCGACGAAAAGATCTTCTCCAAGCCGATGGCGATCAGAATCACCGGCCAGAGTCTCCAAATGTAGGACCAGAAGTTGATGCTGATCGCGCCCGTCGTGTTCAGCAGCAACAGCACGCCGATCGCGACCAGGATCACGCCCCAGCGCACCCTACCGACCATTCTCCACCTCCGTGATCTGAGCCGCCGGTTCATCGACACGATCCTCTCCCGTGGCGGGCGCCACCGCGCGATAGATCAGCGCGCCTCCGATGCCGATCAGGATCAACGGCCAGATGTACTCGAAATCAAACCAGAAGAAGAAGCGATGCAAAAGGAAGATCAGTCCCAGCCCGATCAGGATGATCCCCGGTAGAAAACCGGGACCGTGCTTCTGGGTCTTCGCGGCCGGTTGCGCGGGAGGTGGCACTTCTGCCGCCGGGGCGGCGACCGGCACGAGCGGGCGACGCGGAATGACGATCCACCCTATGATGTAGGCCAGAATTCCGATGCCGCTGGCAAAGATCAAAAGCACGAACAACAGACGAATCCAGGTGGGATCGATGTCGAAATGCTCACCCAGTCCGCCGCAGACGCCGCCTATGACCTTCGTGTCATTGGAACGGTACAGTCGTTTGGTCATCGCCACACCTCTCCGGGGTCAAAGAGACAGCCCAGCCACAGCGCGTGACCCCGGTTAGAACGTACGTGTCCCCCGAAGGGAAGTTTCGCCTGTCCGCGCCATCGTGAACGCGCCGACTGGTCGACGGCCGGTCCTCAGAGGAAACGCCAGAGACAACCCTCCCCAACGGAACTCAATCGTCGGGAGGGGGCGTAGAATCGCCGCGCGATGGCCTGCGCCGTTCGGCCTCCCCGGTCATCGGAACAAAGCGTACGCCGAACTGCTCCTCGACCTTGACGCCATCGGGCGTCTTGGTCAGAACAACCAGCGTCTGCTCCCCCCGTCCCAGAGGAAGGACCATGCGGCCGTTGACCCTGAGCTGGTCGATCAGCGGTTGTGGCACATGATCGGGAGCGGCGGTGACGATGATCGCATCGAACGGCGCCTGGTCGGGCCAACCCTGATAGCCATCGCCGACGCGAACATGCACATTCTTGTAGCCGAGGGCGGTCAGCGTGGATTCGGCCCGTCGGCCCAATGGCGCGAGGATTTCGATCGTGTAGACTTCGCCGACGATCTCCGCCAGAACCGCGGCCTGGTACCCAGAGCCGGTGCCGATCTCCAGCACACGATCCTTCGGCCCGGCGTGCATCGCCTCGGTCATCGCGGCCACGACATACGGTTGAGAGATGGTTTGTCCCAACCCGATCGGCAATGGCCGGTCGTCGTACGCCTCCTCCAAGTGCTCATCCGGCACAAAGCGATGGCGGAGGACGGTCCGCATGGCATCGAGCACGACGGAGTCGGTCACACCCCGCGCGGCGATCTGACTTTGCACCATCGCGGCCCGGCGGCGGGCATGGACACCGGATCCGGAATCAGGCGCTGCCCGTTGACCGGGCGGAGAACCCCATGTCTCGGATCCCGACGCGACCAACGCCACTACTCCCACAGCCAGAGACAGCCACCAGAGCACCACACTCATTCTACGGCGTTCATCCATACGGACAAAGTCCTTTCCGTGGTACACCGGTCAAGAAAAAGCCCCGCTGGGAGAAAGCGGGGCCGGCGAATCGCCGCAAGGGCCAGGGAGGGCCGCTATTTACCCATCGAGACCCGCCGCTCCTGCAATCGGGTACGTCGGTTTGCCCACTCGCTGGAGCCGCCGGAGTCGTCCGCGACCTCAAGGTATTCTTCGACGACTTGGATTGCCGAATCCACCAGCGCGGTTTCCTGGCAGATCATTCCGAGGCGGAACCACAGGGCTGCCAGCCGGGCCTGATCGGAATCGGAGCGGTCGAGCGGCGCCATCGCTTGGATCTCGCCGATCTGCCGCCTGAGATCGGCCATTTCATCGAACCGCCGCATCGCCTCCGCCGGCGACTGGCTGTCGGCGAATCCCGCCGGAACAGGGTGCCGCGGCGCTTCCAGAAGAGGACCGGGAGCAGGAAAAGTCCCGGCCGTCTCGCTGCCGACATAGCCCTGCATCTGACGCTCGTAGGCAGAAAACGCTCCCTGAGCCGCAGGACCGAGCTCATCGGCCACCGGTTGCCCTGGCGTGTCAGGGGCAATCTGCCCCACGATCGTCACCTGCCGCTTGGGCCACACCCGACCCTCGTCCTGGTGCATTGCGGTCGGGCGATCGGCGACGACACTTCCTTGTTCCGGAGGCACGGCATCCGTTGCGGAAGTCACGGGCGGAGTTCCCCCGTCGGTGCTCGGCGCAGACGGCATTGCCGGTTTGGGAGACGGTGACTCTGTCTTCTCGACCTGTGCCTCGGGGGACGATAGCTTCGGTCCTTCGGCCAAGCGGGTTGACGCACGGGTTCGGGTGGCATCCGGTTGCGCCGGTTCCGGCGTCGCAGTCTTCGCACCGGTGGCGCTTGGCTCTTCCGCCGGCGTGTCGACAGCGCGGATAACCGGCACCTCGGATTCCATCAACGGAGGGGTCGAATACTCACGCACAATGCCGCGCCCGATCACGAAGGCCAAGACGGCGACGGCGGTCGCCGGAGCCCAACCCCACGCCCAGTTCCAGCGCAGACGTGAAGGAGTCGGACGAATCGTGACCTGACGCCCATCCACCAACCGCCGTTGCACACGAGCGGGCAACGTTTCCCAATACAGAGCACCCGGTTCGCAGTCCGGGTCCTCACTGATCGCGCGATCCAGCAGACGCACCGACTCCACGAATTCCCGGCACCAGGGACATACAGACATGTGCTCTCGAAGCGACCCCGGGAGAGCATCGACTCCCTGGCGCCAAACCCACGTGTGCAACTTGCGGCAACTCATGGCTCACGACCTTGCGAAGACGACATTCCAGAACCGGGCAGTACCGCCCACAACAGATATGATCGGAGACTCATGCCACGCACCCGATCTATGACTTCTACCTGCCACGCCGTGGCTTATTCCCGCCTCATTCCCGCAAATCCTCGATCATGTCACCCAGCTCCGTTCGCAGCCTCCGGCGAGCGCGGGATAGACGCGACATCACGGTTCCCATCGAGATTCCCAGAGCATCCGCGATCTCCTCGTAGGACATTCCGTCCTTTAGCCTTAGGAGCAGGATCGTGCGATAGAGAATGGGGAGCGAGTCAATCGCCCGGTCGAGCCGATCCATGATCCGTCGACGCCGGAAAGCGGTGTCGGGCTCAGATGCCTCCTTCTCAAAATCCGTCGGCTCGGGTCGGTTCTCCTCCGCCCAACGAGCGCGGAACTGCTGTTTGCGCAACAGATTAAGCGCCAAGTTCACCGCGCTGCGACAGAGCCACGCGCCCAACGGCCGCTTTGGATCAACCCGAGAGATCGCTTCGTAGGTACGTACGAAGACCTCTTGGGTGACTTCGTCGGCCAGATCATGGGTACGGACTACATGGAACGCCCACCGATAAACCCTTCTCTGATAGCGCCTTACAAGAACATCGTAAGCATAACGATCCCCGCTCTGGGTCGCGCGTATCAATTCCTCCTCGGAGACTCCCTCTGAGGCCTTTTCGCCGCGATCATCCATAACGGCTACCGTCGGTGCTTGCCGCTATTCCCGTGGACTCTGGGCGTTCAGGTCAAACCAGATTTCGCCGCGGCGATTCTCGCCCGCCAAACGCCAGACAAAGAGCTCCCAAGCCAAACGGGGCGGGAGCAGGGAACTCTTCATGGCCCAATCTGTCTCGAAGACGACCTGTGAAACGGCGGTCAGCCCATCCCGTCCAAGGGCTGCCGCCAGAGGACGGAGTCGGCGGACAAGGTAGTGGTGAATCCCGAGAGACTGACCGGCCTCGTGGTCGGTCTTGTCCGCCATGTCCAGGAGGCGGAACAGCCGCATGCACTGCCCCTGCACCTGGGTCAACCACAGAAAGGTCCTGTCTCCCGACGAGAGGAGGGAGTTCACGATTCCCAGGGAGCGCTGCAACTCCCCGGCGATGAGCGCTTCGATCAGGAGATAGATGTCGTGCTCACCGTCGCCGGCAATCACCGTCTCGATGTCGCCGACCTCGATCCGTCGCTTCTGCCCGATGAACAAGGTGACACGCTCGAGTGTTTGCGCGACGGCGAACAGATCGGTCCCATGAACGCTACTGATGAGCTCCGTGGCCTGCGGCGACAGCACCCAACCGATCTCACCGGCGAGCCGCTTGACCCATCCGGGGATGTCGTCCTGGTAGATGCGGGGGAAGACCTCGCACGGCCCCAGATTCGCCAATGTCTTGTAGAATGACGTCCGGCGATCGATCGACTCGGCCGTCAGGAGGATCTTGGTTGTGGGTCCGCATCCGGAGACAATGTCGGCCAACTCCTTCTGCCGCGCCGCCGGAAGGCGATCGATCTGTTCCACGACGATCAACTGCACCGTCTCGAACAACGGCACGGTCGTGCCCAATTCCAGCAGCCGGTCCATCTCCACGTGAGGCGCGGTGAAGATGCGTAGCGCCGCACCGGGCGCTTCCCTGCGCCAAACACTCTTCCAATGCTCCGTGGCCTCCCAGAGCAGATAGGGATTCTCGGCGACGATGAGATGGAATGAACCGAAATGTCCCTTGGCGCGATCCTCGGAAAAGCCCATACCTGTTCCCCCGGCCGCAGAACATACGGCAGAAATGCACACACAGCCAAGCGGCTTCATCGCCGCATGGCTGTCGTTCGGTCGCGATGCGGGGCGCGCGCACCCGCCTCCGCGCTCAGGCACCGCCCGGTGGGCCGGCCGGATTCTCATTCCGGGCCACCCAGTCGATCGTGTAGGGGATGCTCTGCTTGAGGAGCAGCGCCGCGTTGCGGAACCCTTCGAGTTCCCGGCGGCAGAGGAGCCTCTTGTTGACCTGATTGACGACCGTGAAGGAATCGCCGAAGATTTCCAGCGTCCGTTCGGTGAACAACTGCGGATTGATCTGTACGAATTCCAACAGGGCCAACAGCCCGGCATACTCGCAGGCTGCCTTTGTGCCGGTGTAGCGCGCCCGGAATGTGATCGAGAGCTCGGGGATGACAAAGGACACGAACCCCTCGCCGGCTTGGTCGGCGGGGCCGGGCTTTTGCGATGAAAAGTAGCAGCGCATCGACAGGTCTCCCTCTCGTGCGCTCCGATGCAAAGCCAATGCCGCCGGTTCCCGTTGTCCGTGGCCCATGAGGACAAGGGGCTTCAGCCCCATGATTCCCGTTGCAACTCCACGCCTAGACGCCACCGCCCGCGTTCGTAGGGGCGCAATTCATTGCGCCCGAACGTGAAGGGCGTGATGAATCACGCCCCCACGCGTAGGGGATTGCCTGCTGGTCTCAGCGCGACTTGGGAGACCGACGTCCCGGGCGGTACGGACGCGGATCGGTTTCTGCAATCGGTTGCAGTATTCTGACCGAGCCCGATGCGACAGACCAGAATCCTAAACCCGCTCGAACGGATCGAACAACTTCCGGTATTCGAGCATGGCGTAGCGGTCGGTCATTCCGGCGATGTAGTCGCAGACGACCTGGCGCACCTGGCCGGCCATGGTGTCGCGCAGACGGGCGCGGAACTTCGGATCGAGTTGACGCGGTTCCTGTGCATACGCGTCGAACAACGCGTGCACGATGCGTTCCGCCTTCAGCGACATCCGCACCAGCCGGTAGTGACGGTACATCGAGTGGTAGAGGAACTCCTTCAGGACACGGATTCGCTCTGAGAATTCCGGCGAGAATGTCACGATCAGCCCCTTGGCGGCGCGCACGTCGTCGAGCGTCTTGATGCGTAGCTCCTCGAGCGCCAGTCGCGCGTGATCGACCAGGTCGGTGACCTGCCGATTGATGAGCAGCCGGACTACGTGATGCCGTCGCAGACGACGGTCCAGATTGGGGTAGATCCTCTCCGACTCCTCATTCAACTCACGCCACAGCGGCACTCCGGCCAGATCATCCCAACCGTACAATCCCGCGCGCAGGCCGTCATCAAGATCGTGCGAGTTGTAGGCGATCTCATCGGCCAAATTGACCAGTTGCGCCTCCAAGGTCGGCTGCCATTCGGGATGGAAATCCCCGGCGTCGGGATGGGCCCGGTCGTAGATCGTCTCATGCTTGACGATTCCCTCGCGGACTTCGAAGGTCAGATTCAGGCCGGAATACTCCGGGTACCGCTCTTCAAGCACATCGACCACGCGCAGCGACTGCCGATTGTGCGAGAAGCCGCCATCCGGCTGCATCTTCTTGTCCAGCGCCTCTTCGCCCGCATGCCCGAAGGGTGTATGCCCCAGATCATGTGCCAGGGCCACCGCCTCGGCGAGGTCCTCGTTCAATGCCAGCGCGCGGGCGATCGACCGGGCAATCTGCGCCACCTCGATCGTGTGCGTCAGCCGCGTGCGGTAGTTGTCCCCCTCGTGATTGACAAACACCTGGGTCTTGTATTCGAGCCGTCGGAACGCCGCTGAATGGATGATCCGCTCGCGGTCGCGCTGGAACTCGGTGCGGTATGGGTGCGACGGCTCCCGGTGAACGCGGCCCAACGATTGTGCGCTGTGCGCCGCGTACGCCGCCAGGTATTGCCCTTCATGCCCTTCCAATGTTGATCGCACCATGATTGAATCCTGACCCAGTTCGATGTGTAGGGGCGGTTCGAGAACCGCCCGCCTCCGTGCCCGTCACCAACGCCACCCAAACCCGATGAGATGCGTCCCGCCCAAGTCCGCATGGCTCTGGTAGGCGTAGTCGATCGTCCCTCCCCAATAGGCAATCCGTCCCCCCAACGAATAGCGGATCGGATCAAAGGTCAATCCAGATAGGAACTCCACGCCGCGACCGAGACGCAGCCGCTGCCCCAAGCCGAACCGATCATGTCCCGGCTGTGCCGCCCAGATCCCGGCCAAGGTGATATCGGGCGGGGCTGACCACGCCGCCGAGATCTCGACCGCCGGATTCCGGTTCTCCCCGGTGTAGAGCGGATCGACATCGATGCGACGCAAAGCCGCGCCTGCAACAACAGAAGAAACGGGCCGTGCGGCCAGCGCCAGCGCCAGATTGGCGCCATTGTACCGGCTCTCGTTCTGACCATATTCGACGCGCTGAAACTCCCAGGTCGTCCCCACTGTCCAACCGGGACGCAGGCGAAATGCCGCTGCGAGCACTCCCTGTGTCTCCAGATACAGTCCCGATTCCCCGAATCGCGAAAATCCCACCCCCAGACCGATTCTCCGCGCAACCCGATGCCAGACACCGGCCGTGATTTCCTCCAGCTCGCTGAGTCCGTAGAGACTGCGATATGATATCTCTCCGGAGCCGTCTTGGGCGGACAACTGTCGCATCGCCGGATTGATCCACAGTAGACCGGCGCCATCCGGATCGGCGGCATAGGCGCCCCCGAGCGCAATGATGGCGGCCGACCCGAAGTCATCGTCGATGCCACCCGATGCCGGTCCCGCCTGGAACAACAGGCCGAGACAGACAGTCACGATCAGCCCGGTTCGTTTCACGTGCACGTGAATCATGCCCCCCGAATCACGGCCCCACCACGACGACGACCTTCCGCGTCGCCCCCGAGGGGTCCGACCGCGCCAGTAGAATATAGGGTCCCGGCGGCAAAGCGTGTCCGTCATCGTCCCGGGCATCCCAGGCGATCGCGCCGGTGGCCGCCGGTTGGTCCGCGACAATCATTCGCACCCGGTGCCCGGTGCGATCGTACACTTGCAGCGTCAACTGTTCGCCGATCTCCATGCGA includes:
- a CDS encoding RNA polymerase sigma factor; the encoded protein is MDDRGEKASEGVSEEELIRATQSGDRYAYDVLVRRYQRRVYRWAFHVVRTHDLADEVTQEVFVRTYEAISRVDPKRPLGAWLCRSAVNLALNLLRKQQFRARWAEENRPEPTDFEKEASEPDTAFRRRRIMDRLDRAIDSLPILYRTILLLRLKDGMSYEEIADALGISMGTVMSRLSRARRRLRTELGDMIEDLRE
- a CDS encoding PspC domain-containing protein, which produces MTKRLYRSNDTKVIGGVCGGLGEHFDIDPTWIRLLFVLLIFASGIGILAYIIGWIVIPRRPLVPVAAPAAEVPPPAQPAAKTQKHGPGFLPGIILIGLGLIFLLHRFFFWFDFEYIWPLILIGIGGALIYRAVAPATGEDRVDEPAAQITEVENGR
- a CDS encoding DUF5668 domain-containing protein, which produces MVGRVRWGVILVAIGVLLLLNTTGAISINFWSYIWRLWPVILIAIGLEKIFSSTASLRPLAWLSPIVIILTLAYAVIAGERGGGSVWWHDDWSHYSSDDESDVYTWSETLAPGINRLELALQMTAGRLIMRDGAQAGNAVEGRITYRDEKPRVRSQTSGGTLDVNVADRSRKSRRGRDQWIIKLSDSLPVALTVAGAAARMRLDFADVPLETMTLSTAAGDIDVTFGSMVHAVECRFASAAASVDVTVPAGAGVRVKRSSVLQGFSSGDLDLIESGEARETPGFASKPVQITLYVESVVSSLRLHTATGGSPASAT
- a CDS encoding T9SS type A sorting domain-containing protein, with translation MIQFHRPWRPDRRRVGAVPSTLVTVAVLCGTLILLGTSASAVPLAVTVDTLAYGTTIERDIAVVGEVDTCLFDANAGDAIVLRLSGGWANWVVLELYDTLNVLLAADTGFYNARIDTVLADSGQYTVVIKDAEGDNTDVYGISLQRRFSPGAAVALAYGQTVVDTTTMLAEMHAYTIAATAGDRIIARLSSAWTSSARLELYDPTGSLLDSANGTSAARIDTALASTGTYTLLVMDREGNDVGAYGVHVQRRFQPGSATVTAYGETKSGDLAKRAEIDAYTFVADDGDRIIARASGTWSTSPQLELYDSLGGLVATDYSAWGARIDTLLADSGQYTLLVMDREGNDVGVSYGVHVQRRFSPGNATVLTYGETVPGSFAQRAEIDAYTFSGTAADWIVARMRFVGSSFGQMELYNASGTRVAIDSVAFGTRIDTLLAETETYTLLVMAKDGDYFGNYGLHLQRRFDPGTPVAIGYGWTVADTFHLWAEIHAYTFSVVGNDRIVARVSGNWQTSGQMEIYNPSGVLVASAYADWGARIDTLLTTAGTYTLLVMDREGNDTGLTAIYGLHIQRKHSPGSAVALAYGQTLLDTITQRAEIQTYTIAATAGDRIITRANSIWQASTQIELYNPVGGLLLSQYGTGTARIDTVLSATGNYTLMVMDREGDTTGVYGIHLQRRNGPASATALAYGQTIVGATTKRAEIQAYTIAATAGDRIVTRLSSAWTSSGRLELYDSTGGLLASNSGSGAARIDTVLAITGAYTLLAMDAEGDDVGSYGIHLQRRFNPGNADTLAYDQTDLDTLTQRAEIQAYKITTTSANERILVRMSGAWGASNQIELYNATGGLVAASYASGGTRIDTVLATAGIYTLLVMDREGDNTGTFGVHLQRRFNPVGAAILEYGQTASGTISNAVEIDAYTFNASAGDRIVARISTAWNPTPRLELYDSTSAPVATGDGTWGARIDTVLLKGGKYTLLVLDKEGDNTGAYGVHIQRRFQPGHGVPLLYGDAKTDTFTQWADIRAFTIVADSGDAILVRLLSSWQFSAQIELYDSVGGLVVTRAGEYGYRLDTILRGDGEYTLLVMDTEGDNTGTFSVHVQRKFSPARATALDYGGADSDTIRHLAETRAYTFVAEAGDRIMARMRSGWEAYGRLELYDSVGTMLASNQGSWGARIDTALTNAGKYTLLAYDPNGDNTGPIGVHIQRRFRPGHADTLDVDSVGYTETLEDTITHWAQSRAYTFWGRASDIVDLKVTSSWASHPLFELYDSTGTLVLSDWNNWEIHHPAVVLPGKGWYTLLIMDRESDDVGSCAVTLAKTFADVRELPDNALPTEFALSQNYPNPFNPATTIQYALRHDCHTTVTVFDILGRAVRTLVDTDQPAGRYAVTWDGRSDDGRALASGIYLYRIKAADFVATRKLVLLK
- a CDS encoding protein-L-isoaspartate(D-aspartate) O-methyltransferase, which encodes MDERRRMSVVLWWLSLAVGVVALVASGSETWGSPPGQRAAPDSGSGVHARRRAAMVQSQIAARGVTDSVVLDAMRTVLRHRFVPDEHLEEAYDDRPLPIGLGQTISQPYVVAAMTEAMHAGPKDRVLEIGTGSGYQAAVLAEIVGEVYTIEILAPLGRRAESTLTALGYKNVHVRVGDGYQGWPDQAPFDAIIVTAAPDHVPQPLIDQLRVNGRMVLPLGRGEQTLVVLTKTPDGVKVEEQFGVRFVPMTGEAERRRPSRGDSTPPPDD
- the holA gene encoding DNA polymerase III subunit delta, yielding MGFSEDRAKGHFGSFHLIVAENPYLLWEATEHWKSVWRREAPGAALRIFTAPHVEMDRLLELGTTVPLFETVQLIVVEQIDRLPAARQKELADIVSGCGPTTKILLTAESIDRRTSFYKTLANLGPCEVFPRIYQDDIPGWVKRLAGEIGWVLSPQATELISSVHGTDLFAVAQTLERVTLFIGQKRRIEVGDIETVIAGDGEHDIYLLIEALIAGELQRSLGIVNSLLSSGDRTFLWLTQVQGQCMRLFRLLDMADKTDHEAGQSLGIHHYLVRRLRPLAAALGRDGLTAVSQVVFETDWAMKSSLLPPRLAWELFVWRLAGENRRGEIWFDLNAQSPRE
- a CDS encoding basic amino acid ABC transporter substrate-binding protein — encoded protein: MNLRVPRAGLPAAQWIPLIGVCCLLLLAFWRCGGHESGWSRLSRTGVLRVGTDATYPPFEWIDTASGHVEGFDVDLVREICRELHCAPEFVVVPFDGIIAGLVSEKYDLIASTFTITPERARHVAFSDPYYDAGQALAVPVSDTTIRSVDDLVGRTVGVQLGTTGERRAAQIPRVKVVSFENIGAAFIDMENRRLDAVINDRPTTELIIRQRRAAKIVGPTLTAENYGLAVRKDDPELLERINRALARIKSDGRFQIIHDRWFGPGG